The following coding sequences lie in one Falco naumanni isolate bFalNau1 chromosome 18, bFalNau1.pat, whole genome shotgun sequence genomic window:
- the RAB5C gene encoding ras-related protein Rab-5C: MAGRGGAARPNGPAAGNKICQFKLVLLGESAVGKSSLVLRFVKGQFHEYQESTIGAAFLTQTVCLDDTTVKFEIWDTAGQERYHSLAPMYYRGAQAAIVVYDITNTDTFVRAKNWVKELQRQASPNIVIALAGNKADLATKRAVDFQDAQTYADDNSLLFMETSAKTAMNVNEIFMAIAKKLPKNEPQNVPGGPGRNRVVDLQESSQPSRSQCCSN; this comes from the exons ATGGCAGGTCGAGGTGGAGCTGCTCGACCGAATGGACCAGCTGCTGGAAACAAAATCTGCCAGTTTAAACTTGTTCTCCTGGGAGAGTCGGCAGTGGGGAAGTCCAGCCTCGTCCTGCGCTTCGTGAAGGGGCAGTTCCATGAGTACCAGGAGAGCACGATTGGAG CTGCCTTCCTAACACAGACAGTCTGTCTGGATGACACAACGGTGAAGTTTGAAATATGGGACACAGCAGGACAAGAGCGGTACCACAGCCTGGCACCGATGTATTACCGAGGTGCCCAGGCAGCCATTGTTGTCTACGACATCACTAACACA GACACATTTGTACGAGCCAAGAACTGGGTGAAAGAGTTGCAGAGGCAGGCTAGCCCCAATATTGTAATTGCACTAGCAGGAAACAAGGCAGACCTTGCTACCAAGAGAGCTGTGGACTTCCAG GATGCACAAACATATGCAGATGACAACAGCTTGCTGTTCATGGAGACATCCGCAAAGACAGCGATGAATGTGAATGAAATCTTCATGGCAATAG CCAAGAAACTGCCAAAAAATGAACCCCAGAACGTTCCTGGTGGCCCAGGTAGGAATCGGGTGGTTGACCTTCAGGAGAGCAGTCAGCCTAGCAggagccagtgctgcagcaatTGA
- the LOC121098793 gene encoding heat shock protein beta-11-like, whose amino-acid sequence MRPLLPGRGIKATGGSAGAECSQLTGDGTAAAAAAAAAAAAAAAAAAAATTAATAAEMLCRMHLAPFASSSLASRLGTVRTLWPHAETIFTELQQEMEKAREFMSSFEQLLSSQGAAVMERAPSTSTTLTQGSGEGFSVCQDVKNFAPEQLSVKVVGRKVVLVGQKETQNVDEKGSFSYKYEVLKREWDVPEEVDAEALTCSLSKEGQLRIEAPKLALPAAPERNVPIQVSPAAPQPGPASEDGAANKARV is encoded by the coding sequence ATGAGGCCACTCCTCCCGGGAAGGGGAATAAAAGCCACAGGCGGCAGTGCCGGGGCAGAGTGTTCCCAGCTCACTGGAGAcgggacagcagcagcagcagcagcagcagcagcagcagcagcagcagcagcagcagcagcagcagcaacaacagcagcaacagcagcagagatgctttGCCGCATGCACCTCGCACCATTTGCCTCCAGCTCCCTGGCCAGCCGCCTGGGCACAGTGAGGACCCTCTGGCCGCACGCAGAGACCATCTtcactgagctgcagcaggagatggagaaagCTCGGGAGTTCATGAGCAGCTTCGAGCAGCTCCTGAGCAGCCAAGGAGCCGCTGTCATGGAGCGAGCCCCGAGCACCAGCACGACCCTGACCCAGGGCTCCGGCGAGGGCTTCTCCGTCTGCCAAGACGTCAAGAACTTCGCTCCCGAGCAGCTGTCGGTGAAGGTGGTGGGCAGGaaggtggtgctggtggggcagaAGGAGACGCAGAACGTCGATGAGAAGGGCTCCTTCTCCTACAAGTACGAGGTGCTGAAGCGGGAGTGGGACGTGCCCGAGGAGGTGGACGCCGAGGCGCTGACCTGCTCCCTGTCCAAGGAGGGGCAGCTCCGCATCGAGGCCCCCAAGCTGGCCCTGCCGGCCGCCCCGGAGAGGAACGTGCCCATCCAGGtcagccccgcagccccgcagcctgGACCAGCCTCCGAGGATGGAGCCGCCAACAAAGCCCGGGTGTAA
- the LOC121098795 gene encoding heat shock protein 30C-like produces MLCRLHFMPPTSSSLFPWLGPIRTLWPHPGTLFAELERELRLEMERAREFMSSFEQFLSSGSSPSRLSIAAERAPSTSAALTQGSSEGFSVCQDVKDFTPEQLSVKVVGRKVVLVGQKESQSTDEKGSFSYKYEVLKREWDVPEEVDAEALTCSLSKEGQLRIEAPKLALPAAPERNVPIQMGPAVAQPTASTDDGAERAKA; encoded by the coding sequence ATGCTTTGCCGCCTGCACTTTATGCCGCCCACATCCAGCTCGCTGTTCCCATGGCTGGGACCCATCCGCACTCTCTGGCCACATCCAGGCACCCTCTTCGCTGAGCTGGAGCGGGAGCTGCGGCTGGAGATGGAGAGGGCTCGGGAGTTCATGAGCAGCTTCGAGCAGTTCCTGAGCAgtgggagcagccccagccgACTCAGCATCGCTGCGGAGCGAGCCCCGAGCACCAGCGCAGCCCTGACCCAGGGCTCCAGCGAGGGCTTCTCCGTCTGCCAGGATGTGAAGGACTTTACGCCCGAGCAGCTGTCGGTGAAGGTGGTGGGCAGGaaggtggtgctggtggggcagaAGGAGTCGCAGAGCACGGATGAGAAGGGCTCCTTCTCCTACAAGTACGAGGTGCTGAAGCGGGAGTGGGACGTGCCCGAGGAGGTGGACGCCGAGGCGCTGACCTGCTCCCTGTCCAAGGAGGGGCAGCTCCGCATCGAGGCCCCCAAGCTGGCCCTGCCGGCCGCCCCGGAGAGGAACGTGCCCATCCAGATGGGGCCGGCGGTGGCCCAGCCGACAGCCAGCACCGACGATGGAGCCGAGCGGGCCAAGGCGTGA
- the KAT2A gene encoding histone acetyltransferase KAT2A: MAEPEAAQPGRPPPAPGAAAAGSGGAGSGAAGAAAGGAGTSDPARPGLSQQQRASQRKAQVRGFPRGKKLEKLGVFSACKANDACKCNGWKNPNPPTAPRMDLQQPVTNLSEPCRSCSHALADHVSHLENVSEEEINRLLGMVVDVENLFMSVHKEEDTDTKQVYFYLFKLLRKCILQMSQPVVEGSLGSPPFEKPNIEQGVLNFVQYKFSHLPPKERQTMYELSKMFLLCLNYWKLETPSQFRQRSQNDDVATYKVNYTRWLCYCHVPQSCDSLPRYETTHVFGRSLLKSIFTVTRRQLLEKFRVEKDKLVPEKRTLILTHFPKFLSMLEEEIYGENSPIWEADFTVPAAEGAQLVSRPAAVSTVTVPSTPLFSKKLSNSSSAASMDASTPEPLPGEKRKLPESLTLEDAKRIRVMGDIPMELVNEVMLTITDPAAMLGPETSLLSANAARDETARLEERRGIIEFHVIGNSLSQKSNKKILMWLVGLQNVFSHQLPRMPKEYITRLVFDPKHKTLALIKDGRVIGGICFRMFPTQGFTEIVFCAVTSNEQVKGYGTHLMNHLKEYHIKHNILYFLTYADEYAIGYFKKQGFSKDIKVPKSRYLGYIKDYEGATLMECELNPRIPYTELSHIIKKQKEIIKKLIERKQAQIRKVYPGLTCFKEGVRQIPIESVPGIRETGWKPLGKEKGKELKDPDQLYNTLKNLLAQIKTHPSAWPFMEPVKKSEAPDYYEIIRFPIDLKTMTERLKNRYYVTKKLFIADLQRIITNCREYNPPDSDYCKCANTLEKFFYFKLKEGGLIDK, encoded by the exons ATGGCGGAGCCGGAGGCCGCGCAGCCCGGGCGGCCCCCGCCGGCtccgggggcggcggcggcggggagcggcggggcggggagcggagcggcgggggcggcggcggggggagcggggaccAGCGACCCGGCGCGGCCCgggctgagccagcagcagcggGCGAGCCAGCGCAAGGCGCAGGTGCGCGGGTTCCCCCGCGGCaagaagctggagaagctgggggTCTTCTCGGCCTGcaag GCCAATGACGCCTGCAAGTGCAACGGCTGGAAGAACCCCAAccctcccactgccccccgTATGGACCTGCAGCAGCCGGTGACCAACCTGAGCGAGCCCTGCCGGAGCTGCAGCCATGCGCTGG CGGACCATGTGTCCCACCTGGAGAACGTCTCGGAGGAGGAGATCAACCGGCTGCTGGGCATGGTGGTGGATGTGGAAAACCTCTTTATGTCGGTGCACAAGGAGGAGGACACGGACACCAAGCAGGTGTATTTCTACCTGTTCAAG CTCCTGCGGAAGTGCATCCTGCAGATGAGCCAGCCTGTGGTCGAGGGGTCCCTGGGGAGCCCCCCCTTCGAGAAACCAAACATCGAACAG ggAGTCCTGAACTTCGTCCAGTACAAGTTCAGCCACTTGCCACCCAAGGAGCGGCAAACCATGTACGAGCTCTCCAAGATGTTCCTGCTCTGCCTCAACTACTGGAAGCTGGAGACACCGTCCCAGTTCCGGCAGCGCTCGCAGAACGATGATGTGGCCACCTACAAGGTCAACTACACAAG GTGGCTGTGCTACTGCCATGTTCCGCAGAGCTGTGACAGCCTTCCCCGCTACGAGACCACCCACGTCTTTGGGCGCAGCCTCCTCAAGTCCATCTTTACGGTCACCCGCcggcagctgctggagaagtTCCGGGTGGAGAAGGACAAGCTGGTGCCGGAGAAGCGGACGCTGATTCTCACCCACTTCCCCAA GTTCCTGTCCATGCTGGAGGAGGAGATCTATGGCGAGAACTCTCCGATCTGGGAGGCTGATTTCACCGTGCCAGCCGCAGAGGGTGCCCAGCTGGTGTCTCGCCCAG CCGCGGTCAGCACCGTTACAGTGCCCAGCACTCCACTCTTCAGCAAGAAgctcagcaacagcagctctgctgcgaGCATGGATGCCAGCACCCCAGAGCCCCTGCCAG GGGAGAAGCGGAAGCTGCCCGAGAGCCTGACACTGGAAGATGCCAAGCGGATCCGTGTCATGGGAGACATCCCCATGGAGCTGGTGAACGAGGTGATGCTGACCATCACGGACCCTGCTGCCATGCTGGGCCCCGAG ACCAGCCTGCTGTCGGCAAACGCGGCGCGGGATGAGACGGCTCGGCTGGAGGAGCGCCGCGGCATCATCGAGTTCCATGTCATCGGCAACTCGCTCTCACAGAAGTCCAACAAGAAGATCCTGATGTGGCTGGTGGGCTTGCAGAACGTCTTCTCACACCAGCTACCACGCATGCCCAAGGAGTACATCACTCGCCTTGTCTTTGACCC AAAGCACAAGACCCTGGCACTGATCAAGGACGGCCGAGTGATCGGGGGGATCTGCTTCCGCATGTTCCCCACCCAGGGCTTCACGGAGATAGTCTTCTGTGCCGTCACGTCCAACGAGCAAGTGAAG GGCTACGGGACGCACCTGATGAACCACCTGAAGGAGTACCACATCAAGCACAACATCCTCTACTTCCTCACCTACGCAGATGAGTACGCCATCGGCTACTTCAAGAAGCAG GGCTTTTCCAAGGACATCAAGGTCCCCAAGAGCCGCTACCTGGGCTATATCAAGGACTACGAGGGGGCGACCCTGATGGAGTGTGAGCTGAACCCCCGCATCCCCTACACTGAGCTCTCCCACATCATCAAGAAGCAGAAGGAG ATCATCAAGAAGCTGATAGAGAGGAAGCAAGCGCAGATCCGCAAGGTCTATCCCGGCCTGACCTGCTTCAAGGAGGGCGTGCGGCAGATCCCCATCGAGAGCGTCCCCGGCATCC GAGAAACGGGATGGAAACcactggggaaggagaaggg AAAAGAGCTGAAGGACCCGGACCAGCTCTACAACACCCTGAAGAACCTCCTGGCCCAGATCAAG ACCCACCCCAGCGCGTGGCCCTTCATGGAGCCCGTGAAGAAGTCGGAGGCGCCGGATTACTACGAAATCATCCGCTTCCCCATCG acCTGAAGACCATGACAGAGCGCCTGAAGAACCGCTACTACGTCACCAAGAAGCTGTTCATCGCCGACCTGCAGCGCATCATCACCAACTGCCGCGAGTACAACCCGCCCGACAGCGACTACTGCAAGTGTGCCAACACCCTGGAGAAGTTCTTCTACTTCAAGCTCAAGGAGGGGGGGCTCATCGACAAGTAG